In Pseudocalidococcus azoricus BACA0444, the genomic stretch CCACATCCCGATCCCTTAGCACCCCCGGTTCAAACTTACTGACTTTGCGCAAATGTCGGTGTAGGGCCTGGTAAGCGGTGTTGCTTAGAGTAGTCATAGTCTTAGAACCTAATCTTCAAGCAGCCCATAACAACAGTATTGGGGTCGAAGAGTGAATCAGAAACGCTGGAATCTGGCCTTAATTTGACACCTTAATACTACCTTAAGTTCGTTTTAATGACTATTCTGGGCTTTTCCAAGCTTTATGGAATACCCGGCGGCATCTAGATGAGCTTGTCTTTACTTGCTTTTAGTCATTGATTACAGCCGATGTAGCCCCATGCCCTAAAATTACGCCCATGAGTAGTATTTTTGGCATCATCCATCACCAGGCCGCCCTCAACCCTGAATATCTAGGTAGAATGCAAACCAGCATGGCCTATTGGGGGCAAGATGGGTCGGGACTATGGTCAGAAAACCAGGTTGGCTTGGGGCATCTTTTACGCCATAACACCCCAGAATCCGTTTATGAAGTCTTACCCAGGGTCAGAGCGAGAGGTCTGGTCATCACTGCCACTGCCAGGATTGATAACCGGATAGAGCTTTGCCAACTTCTGAATATTGCCCCTCTGGAGCAGGGGATGACCCCCGACAGTGAGTTGATCATCCAGGCCTATGAGAAATGGGGTCTGGCCTGTGTGGATCGCCTGCTGGGTTCCTGGGCGGTGGCCATTTGGCATCCTGAACAAGAAAAACTCTGGATTGCCCGCGATGCCTGTGGCACAGGTGGACTGTACTACACCCAACAGGGTGGGCTTTTTGCCTTTGCCAGTTCCCTCAAAGGAATATTAGCCCTGCCCCCAGTCTCTCGACAACCGAATTTATTAGAAGTGGCCCATGTGCTCACTGCCTGGCCCAGTGATGGGGTACAAACCTGCTATGAAAACATTTTCCATCTGCCCCCAGGCCACACTCTAACCTTGACCCAGGGTGAACTAAACATCCAGCGATATTGGGATGTTGACGATATTCAACCCCTTGAACTCAGTTCCTCCCAGGCCTATTTGGATGCGTTCTTAGAGGTTTATACCCAGGCCGTAACAAGCCATTTACGCAGTTTCAAACCCGTCGGCGCGACCATGAGCGGGGGGCTAGATTCGGGTTCGGTCTGTGCCTTAGCCGCAAAACAACTCCGAGAACAGCATCAAAATTTACCCGTGTTTACCCATGTACCCCTCTATGACACCCAAGGCATTACCCATCCGCGGCGGTTTGGTGATGAATCCCCCTTTGTGGAAGCGAATCGGCAATTTATCGGCAATGTGGAGGTTCACTATTTAAGAAGTGAAGGGATAACGCCCCTGGCTAGCCTGGAACAAAAACTCTGGATCAATGAGCAACCCAGTCATGCGGCGGCAAACTTTTTTTGGATGATCGATCTCTTACAAACCGTGCAGAACATGGGTCTGGGAACAGTTTTAACAGGACAAGGGGGCAATTCCACAATTTCTTGGGGCGGGTTGCCTGCCTCTTGGCGGACTCACTTAAAAGAAGGGAACTGGGATGTCCTGTGGAGCAAAGTTCAGCGAGCCCGTGTATCCCCACAGCAAACCTTGATTCGCTTCCTGCCCAAATTTTTGCGGCCTCGGCCTCTTAGACCCACATCCTCTGGACTAGTCTGGCTAGATTACTCTGCGATTAACCCGGCCTGGGCAAAATCATTTCAGATTGATCAAAAAATGGCTGCATCCGGCCACGACCCTACATTTCAACAGTCAGATTTGTTAGCTGAACGCCGTGACCTGATCCGACATACGAGCCAAAAAGCAAATACCCTCTGGCAAGAAATGGGTGCCGCCTACAGCGTTGAGGTTCGGGATCCGACCCTGGATAAACGGGTGATCGAATTTTGTTTAGGGATTCCCACCTCGGTCTATCGAGATCGGCATCTGAATCGGGCTTTAATTCGCCAGGCCATGGTGGGTGTGCTTCCCGACAAAGTCCGCCTGAATCAGGCTAAAGGTTTACAGGCCGCTGATATTGCCTTTCGGGTGCGGGATCATCAGGGCGAAATTGCCAACGCCTTGCACCAGCTAAGCGCATCTCCCCTGGCCCAAGAGATGTTAGATTTACCTAAAATGCATCAAGTATTGGCATCCATCCAGGCCGGGATCACCCAAGCCAACTCTGGAGACTGCGGGACAATTTTATTGCGGGGCCTGGGTTGTGGACTGTTCCTGGCTAGTTTTACATAAATATTGCTCACCATTGCGAGCTTCCATGACCTATGACTTCATCCCCAAAGCTTCAAATTCCTGACCATATTGTCTATCAAGATATTGATGGCGAATTGGTGTTGCTAGATCTCAATCAGGGGGTGTATTACGGCCTAAAAGATGTGGGTAAGCGCTGTTGGGAATTGATTGCCGAGAACCAGGATCGGACTGGGATCATTGAGGCCGTAGTCCAGGAATATGATGTCTCCCCAGAATTGCTGATCAGTGATTTAGACACACTTCTGGCGGACTTTACAACCAAGGGCCTGGTGACAATAGCCGAATAGTGGGGCTGGGGAGACCGGTCAAATGCCTGGCTCAGATTACCCTACTTGAGGGCCTGGACTTTGGCGATTAAGGCTTCTGGAGGCTGGACTCCTTCAATGCGTTCAACTTGTTGCCCCCGATGAAACAAAATCAGAGTCGGCAAGGCATAGATTTGGAACTGGCTGGCAATCTCCGGGTATCGCTCGGTATCAATCTTAACAATTTGGACTTGGGACTTAAGTTGCTGTTTCACCTGCTCTAGGACCTTGGCAATCATTCGGCAGGGGCCGCACCAATCCGCATAAAAATCTACCAACAAAGGAACCTGGGCCTGGGCCACCAGATCATCAAAGTTTTCAAAGGTTTGTTTCGTGGTCATGGCATACCTAAATGGACGGACTGAGGTTTATCCTGCTACACAGAGGACTTTGGGGCAATAGAAGCTGCCAAAATAATCCCTACAGGTTTTATAGAGTCAGGGTTATTCGCCTGGAGATGGATCAGCAGATAGGATCCGGCCGCATACCCTAGATTATTTTAGCCTTGACCGCAAGAGCTAGACGCTTCAGGATCAGGAGCAGAGACCCTATCTATCAGGCTTTATCGTGAAAAATCTCTTTGAACGGTTTGGGCAACTTGTCCCGGAACTTCATCCCCGGCCAACAGCCAGCGAGCATCATATCCCCCAGGCCCATGAGGCAGATGAACCCGAAGAGCCTTCCTATTTTGAATATTTCTTTGATCAACCAGGGGCTATGCCCGGCACCCTGAGTATTGAAGAAGATGCCCCACCCCCGAACATTATTTTGATTGACTACAACGCTGACCAGGCCCAGCGGGTTCATTTGGAGCAACCAGAACTAATCACCCCCTATTTAGACCGGGAATCTGTCTCCTGGATTGATGTCCAAGGCCTGGGAAATGAGGATATTTTGCGCCGGGTCGGGCAAGTGTTTGGTTTACATCCGATTGTTTTAGAAGATGTGGTCAATGTTCCCCAACGCCCCAAGGTGGAAGATCATCAGGATCAGGTCTTAGTGATTACCCGCATGGTCACACCCAAGGAAGACCTGAAAGGATTTTATGCCGAACAGGTGAGTTTTATTCTTGGGAAATATTATCTCCTCACTGTTCAAGAAGAACCAGATCGAGATTGTTTTGGCCTGGTACGGCAACGGATCCGCACAAGTCGGGGGCTAATTCGCCAACATGGGGCAGATTATTTAGCCTACAGCCTCATTGATGCCATTATTGATGGGTTCTTCCCAGTTTTAGAAGACTACGGCGAGCGCATTGAACTCTTAGAAACCCAAGTGGTTACCCATCCCACCCGGCAAACCCTGGAGGAAATTCACAAAGTCCGGCGCGAACTTCTCTCTCTCCGCCGCGCCATTTGGCCCCAACGGGATGCAATTAACGCCCTAATTCGAGATAGTAATGATCTGATTAGCCCTGAGGTGCGGATCTATTTACGGGATTGCTATGACCATGCCATTCAAGTCTTGGATATGGTGGAAACCTATCGGGAACTGGCAGCGAGTTTAATGGATGTTTACCTGTCTTCGGTGAGCAACAAAATGAACGAGATTATGAAGCTTCTAACGATTATCTCGACTGTGTTTATTCCCTTAACCTTTATTGTGGGGGTCTATGGGATGAACTTCAATACGGAGATTTCCCCTTGGAATATGCCGGAGTTAAATTGGCGCTGGGGCTATCCGGCCTGTTGGGCGGTAATGTTGAGTATTGCCGGAAGTTTATTTTATTTCTTTTGGCGCAAAGGTTGGTTTCAGGATCAATCCCAGGTGGAGTTGGATTAGGTGAGATCCGCTGGAGCGTCTTCAAGTTGTTCCCCAAACCGATAGCCTTTGCCATAGATCGTGTGAATGAGGACTGTTTCACCAGGACGTTCAATTTTCCGCCGGAGTAAGCGAATTTGGGCCGCTAAAACATTGCTGCTGGGTGGGTGGTGGCCAGGCCAGAGATAGTTGCGAATCTCATCATGGGTCAGGACTTGCTGAGGGTGGGCCAAAAAATAGGCCAGGAGTTGGGTTTCCTTCTCGGCCAAGGTTATGACGCGCCCATTACGATAGGCCAAGCGACTCTCACTATCTAATTCCAGGCCACCCAGAGAGATAATTTGATTCATCGTTGAAGCCCCTTGTCGCCGCAACAGGGCCCGGACTCGCGCTAATAATTCCCGCAGCTCAAAGGGCTTAATCAGATAGTCATCTGCACCGGCATCGAGGCCCTGGACACGATCATCGAGGGTATCGCGGGCAGTTAAAAACAAGACTGGGGTGAGATTGCCCATTTTTCGTAATTGCTGACAGACTTCCAGGCCAGAAACCTGGGGCAACATCCAATCCAAAATCACCAAGTCATATCCGTTCATGGGCGGTTGAGTCAGAGCATCTAGGGCCGCGGCCCCATCATGGACTAATTGCACCGCATACCCCGCTTGTCCCAATATCCGGCCGAGGGGAGCCGCTAATTCAACTTCATCTTCCGCAAATAGAATCCGCACTGCTTCAGTTCGCTCTATCAACAACAAAGAGAATAGTTCAATCTTGACATAGGCCCAGGCCTGGTGATGGCACAATATCAGCCGTCAAATGAGCAGGCCAATCATACTGTAGTTATAACTATTGTGAATTTCTGGGCATTTCCTCAGGTGACAACAACCTAGGAATTAGAATATGAGAGTAAATAAATAGTTGAATATTTTTAGAATTGAGTAGGATTCACCTAATCCATGCACATCCAATCCTTTGTTCCTAAATTATCATTCCTGGTATTAACCCTCCTGGCCTGGGGAACAACAGCAACAGAAGCGCAGTCCCAAACTCCTCCCAATGTCAATCCGATTGATCCGGCGGCGATTAAAATCCTCAAAGCCATGGGCGAACAATTACAAGCAGCGCAGACATTCTCCTTTACCGCTACTACGGCCTATGAAAGTCCATCTCGGCTTGGGCCACCCCTAGTCTATTTTTCATCCTCCCAAGTGCTGGTTCAACGTCCCAACAACCTGCGGGTGATTACCACAGCCGACGGCCCAAGAAGTGAGTTTTATTACAATGGCCAGACGATGGTAGCCTTTGCCCCCAATGAAAATCTTGTCGCCACTGCTGCTGCCCCGAATAACTTAGATGATGCTCTTAAGGAAGCCTACCAAAAAGCCTCCATTTACTTTCCATTCACGGATTTTATTGTCTCTAATCCCCATGAAGACTTGATCAAGGAATTAAAATTTGCCTTTGTGGTGGGGCAATCGCAAGTTGTGGGAGGAACAACCACCGATATTGTTGCGCTTGGGAATGATCAAATCTTCGCCCAGGTTTGGATTGGAGCCAAGGATCACCTCCCCCGCGCATTACGGGCAGTCTATCGGGATGATCCCTCACGGTTACGGCATCAGGTTGAATTTTCAAATTGGCTGCTCAATCCGCCTGTGACTGCCACGATGTTTACCCCGACCAATACCGCCAAGGCCCTCAAAATTCCCTTTGCTGCTCCTGTGATCCTCAATCCGCCAAAACCCTCTAGCAAATAAACCTGACTCGCCAGTATTCTCGTTCACGAAAAATTTCCTAGGAGACTCGGCCATGAAAAGAATCTCAACCGCCCTAATCACGATGTCTGTTACCTGTTTAACGTTGCTGCCCCAAGTTGCTCAAGCCTACTTTCATGCCGCAGGTGGATCCTTCTCCCATAGTGATGGGTCTTGGAATGCTTCGACTGCCAGGGGGGGATCCGCATCGGGGGGGGATGGTTCCTGGAATGCCAGTGGGTATCGGGGGGGAACTGCCTCGGGGGGTGATGGCTCTTGGAATGCTACAGGCTATCGCGGCGGCACGGCTTCTGGGACAACAGCCTATGGAGATCACACCTATTACGGGGGGACCTATGCGACCTATCATCCGCCAACTGTGGTGAATTCCTACTATGGCAGTGGATGTTATAACTGCGGGGGCTGGGCGGCGGCCGGGGCGGCTGTGGGAGTTGCAACAGGGGCGGCCATTTCTTCTGCTGCGAGTGCCAATGCCTATGCTGCTGGGGCCGCGGCTGCGACTAATGCCTATGCAATGGGGGCCATTTACCCGGTGTTACCCGCTGGTTGCCAAGCAATACCGACCCAAAGCGGCACGTTTTATCAATGTGGGACAACTTGGTTTAGCCCAGCCTATGGAGCCAATGGGGTTTACTATCGGGTTGTACAAGCCCCTTAGCGCGTTGGAGAAGGTGTCGCGAGGCTAAGCTGGAGAGAAAAAGAGGTTTGTTATAATCGGCTCTATGAAATTAGCATTTAGCAAATACCACGGCCTGGGTAACGATTTTATTCTGATTGATAATCGCGCTCAGAGGGAGTTGTTAGTCACCGCCACTCAGGCCCAGCAGCTTTGTGATCGGCATTTTGGGGTTGGGGCAAATGGGGTTATTTTCCTCTGTGCTACCACTGATCCGGCCTGTGATTACCAAATGGCCATGTATAACAGTGACGGCTCCGTGGCGGAAATGTGCGGCAATGGGATTCGCTGTTTGGCCAAGTTTATTGCGGCCTTAGAGTCCCACGCGCTTGACCAGGCCTGGATATACCGAGTGCAAACCTTGGCCGGGGTCATGACTCTCAATTTGCAAACCGATGGCCGGGTCAGTGTCAATATGGGAACTCCCAAATTACTCGCCAGCGAAATCCCGACGACCTTGACCGAGCCGGATCAAAAAGTGATTGATATTCCCCTAGATGTGGCTGGACAGACTTGGCAACTCACCTGTGTCAGTATGGGTAATCCCCACGCCATTACGTTTGTTGAGAATGTCGCTGCTATCCCTCTGGCTGAATTGGGGCCGCAGTTTGAACATCACTCCTTGTTTCCGCAACGCACGAACACCGAATTTGTCGAGGTTATCCGACCGGATTATCTCAAGATGCGAGTTTGGGAACGGGGGGCTGGGGCGACCTTGGCCTGTGGAACGGGGGCCTGTGCAACGGTGGTGGCGGGAGTCTTAACTCAACGGGCTTTACCTCAAGCAACGGTTGAACTGCCGGGCGGGTGTCTGGATATTGATTGGCAGCAAACAACACAAACGATTTATATGACGGGGCCGGCTAACCATGTGTTTGATGGGGTTACTGATTTAGAGGACTAGGGAGTATTAGCAATAATGTGTAAATCTACCGTTGCCAATTTCCCCATAAGTTTCTGACTAACTGAGCCACGTAATAGGGTTTGCCAACGACTACGGCGACTTTCACCAATGACAATTTGTGTGATATGTTTTTCTTGCACAACTTGGGCAATCGTCCCGACAATATCAACTGATTCAATGCGAATAAATTCTCCTGGCAATTCTTGACACAATCGTTCACAGGTTTCGATATATAAGGATTCAGATTTTGATAGGAAGCGATTAGGGTCTGCAACGAATAATACATATAATCGCGCATTCATATAATGAGCAATTCGTCCCCCCCGACGCAATAATTGAACAGAATTAGGATAAGTCGAAATACAGACTAAAACTCGCTCTTGAATATTGCAATAGTCCTGCTGCATTTCTCTCACATCTTCTTCGACACTATCGGCAATCTCACGTAACGAAAGCTCTCGGAGTAAAGTCAACGTTTGACGTTGGAAGAAGTTTTGTAGGGCCTGATCAATTTTTTCTGGGGCGTAAATTTTCCCTTCCTTTAAGCGTTGTTGTAAGGTTTCTGGCGTGACATCAACTACCACCACTTCATCGGCCTCATCCAATAAGCGATCTGGAACGCGCTCGCGCACGACTACGCCGGAGATTTTGAACACCACATCATTGAGACTTTCTAAATGTTGAATATTAACAGTGGAGTACACATCAATCCCGGCTT encodes the following:
- a CDS encoding universal stress protein translates to MENLGVIKSQTESANNYLGISRRGKHKIFIGMCPGVGKTYRMLEEGRRLKQEGLDVVIGLLETHGRQETQERATGLELIPRKVLSWQGKTFTEMDVEAIIERNPQLALIDELAHTNVPGSEREKRYQDVEVILQAGIDVYSTVNIQHLESLNDVVFKISGVVVRERVPDRLLDEADEVVVVDVTPETLQQRLKEGKIYAPEKIDQALQNFFQRQTLTLLRELSLREIADSVEEDVREMQQDYCNIQERVLVCISTYPNSVQLLRRGGRIAHYMNARLYVLFVADPNRFLSKSESLYIETCERLCQELPGEFIRIESVDIVGTIAQVVQEKHITQIVIGESRRSRWQTLLRGSVSQKLMGKLATVDLHIIANTP
- the dapF gene encoding diaminopimelate epimerase, which translates into the protein MKLAFSKYHGLGNDFILIDNRAQRELLVTATQAQQLCDRHFGVGANGVIFLCATTDPACDYQMAMYNSDGSVAEMCGNGIRCLAKFIAALESHALDQAWIYRVQTLAGVMTLNLQTDGRVSVNMGTPKLLASEIPTTLTEPDQKVIDIPLDVAGQTWQLTCVSMGNPHAITFVENVAAIPLAELGPQFEHHSLFPQRTNTEFVEVIRPDYLKMRVWERGAGATLACGTGACATVVAGVLTQRALPQATVELPGGCLDIDWQQTTQTIYMTGPANHVFDGVTDLED
- a CDS encoding asparagine synthase-related protein; this translates as MSSIFGIIHHQAALNPEYLGRMQTSMAYWGQDGSGLWSENQVGLGHLLRHNTPESVYEVLPRVRARGLVITATARIDNRIELCQLLNIAPLEQGMTPDSELIIQAYEKWGLACVDRLLGSWAVAIWHPEQEKLWIARDACGTGGLYYTQQGGLFAFASSLKGILALPPVSRQPNLLEVAHVLTAWPSDGVQTCYENIFHLPPGHTLTLTQGELNIQRYWDVDDIQPLELSSSQAYLDAFLEVYTQAVTSHLRSFKPVGATMSGGLDSGSVCALAAKQLREQHQNLPVFTHVPLYDTQGITHPRRFGDESPFVEANRQFIGNVEVHYLRSEGITPLASLEQKLWINEQPSHAAANFFWMIDLLQTVQNMGLGTVLTGQGGNSTISWGGLPASWRTHLKEGNWDVLWSKVQRARVSPQQTLIRFLPKFLRPRPLRPTSSGLVWLDYSAINPAWAKSFQIDQKMAASGHDPTFQQSDLLAERRDLIRHTSQKANTLWQEMGAAYSVEVRDPTLDKRVIEFCLGIPTSVYRDRHLNRALIRQAMVGVLPDKVRLNQAKGLQAADIAFRVRDHQGEIANALHQLSASPLAQEMLDLPKMHQVLASIQAGITQANSGDCGTILLRGLGCGLFLASFT
- a CDS encoding PqqD family protein; the encoded protein is MTSSPKLQIPDHIVYQDIDGELVLLDLNQGVYYGLKDVGKRCWELIAENQDRTGIIEAVVQEYDVSPELLISDLDTLLADFTTKGLVTIAE
- a CDS encoding DUF2092 domain-containing protein — translated: MHIQSFVPKLSFLVLTLLAWGTTATEAQSQTPPNVNPIDPAAIKILKAMGEQLQAAQTFSFTATTAYESPSRLGPPLVYFSSSQVLVQRPNNLRVITTADGPRSEFYYNGQTMVAFAPNENLVATAAAPNNLDDALKEAYQKASIYFPFTDFIVSNPHEDLIKELKFAFVVGQSQVVGGTTTDIVALGNDQIFAQVWIGAKDHLPRALRAVYRDDPSRLRHQVEFSNWLLNPPVTATMFTPTNTAKALKIPFAAPVILNPPKPSSK
- the rppA gene encoding two-component system response regulator RppA; amino-acid sequence: MRILFAEDEVELAAPLGRILGQAGYAVQLVHDGAAALDALTQPPMNGYDLVILDWMLPQVSGLEVCQQLRKMGNLTPVLFLTARDTLDDRVQGLDAGADDYLIKPFELRELLARVRALLRRQGASTMNQIISLGGLELDSESRLAYRNGRVITLAEKETQLLAYFLAHPQQVLTHDEIRNYLWPGHHPPSSNVLAAQIRLLRRKIERPGETVLIHTIYGKGYRFGEQLEDAPADLT
- the corA gene encoding magnesium/cobalt transporter CorA, encoding MPQAHEADEPEEPSYFEYFFDQPGAMPGTLSIEEDAPPPNIILIDYNADQAQRVHLEQPELITPYLDRESVSWIDVQGLGNEDILRRVGQVFGLHPIVLEDVVNVPQRPKVEDHQDQVLVITRMVTPKEDLKGFYAEQVSFILGKYYLLTVQEEPDRDCFGLVRQRIRTSRGLIRQHGADYLAYSLIDAIIDGFFPVLEDYGERIELLETQVVTHPTRQTLEEIHKVRRELLSLRRAIWPQRDAINALIRDSNDLISPEVRIYLRDCYDHAIQVLDMVETYRELAASLMDVYLSSVSNKMNEIMKLLTIISTVFIPLTFIVGVYGMNFNTEISPWNMPELNWRWGYPACWAVMLSIAGSLFYFFWRKGWFQDQSQVELD
- the trxA gene encoding thioredoxin gives rise to the protein MTTKQTFENFDDLVAQAQVPLLVDFYADWCGPCRMIAKVLEQVKQQLKSQVQIVKIDTERYPEIASQFQIYALPTLILFHRGQQVERIEGVQPPEALIAKVQALK